The following coding sequences lie in one Populus trichocarpa isolate Nisqually-1 chromosome 14, P.trichocarpa_v4.1, whole genome shotgun sequence genomic window:
- the LOC18104971 gene encoding cytochrome P450 CYP82D47, whose product MDILLPYLSTIIPTAIVLFSCYLLRRSKSSKTKLAPEASGAWPIIGHLPLLAGAELPHLRLGALADKYGPIFTIRIGMYPALVVSSWELAKELFTTNDAIVSSRPKLTASKILGYNFASFGFSPYGEFFRGIRKIVASELLSNRRLELLKHVRASEVEVSVKELYKLWYSKDKNEESQILVNIKQWTADMNLNLMLRMIAGKRYDDAGIVTEENEARRCQRAMREFFHLTGLFVLRDAVPFLGWLDWGGYEKAMKRNAEELDNIFDEWLAEHRRKRDSGESANKEQDFMDVMLYALDGINLAGYDADTVRKATSLSLIIGGTDTVTVTITWALSLLLNNTVALKSAQEELDVHVGKERLVNESDIEKLTYLQACVKEALRLYPAGPLGGFREFTADCTIGGYYVPAGTRLLLNIHKIQRDPRVWPNPTEFKPERLLGSHKAVDVMGQHFELIPFGAGRRACPGATLGLRMSHLVLASILQAFEISPPSNAPIDMTGTAGLTCSQATPLQVLVKPRLPASVYEYRF is encoded by the exons ATGGATATCCTTCTCCCATACCTAAGCACTATCATACCAACTGCTATAGTACTCTTTTCATGCTACCTGCTAAGGAGGTCCAAATCTTCCAAGACCAAATTAGCACCAGAAGCTAGCGGTGCTTGGCCTATTATAGGTCACCTTCCCTTGTTGGCAGGAGCTGAGCTTCCCCACTTAAGATTAGGAGCCTTAGCTGACAAATATGGACCTATTTTTACCATTAGGATAGGGATGTACCCAGCTTTGGTGGTTAGTAGCTGGGAGTTGGCTAAGGAACTATTCACCACCAACGATGCAATTGTAAGTTCTCGCCCCAAACTCACAGCTTCAAAAATTTTGGGCTACAACTTTGCCAGTTTTGGGTTCTCTCCATATGGAGAATTCTTTCGGGGAATTCGTAAAATAGTTGCGTCAGAACTACTCTCCAACCGCAGACTTGAGCTACTAAAACATGTTAGGGCCTCTGAGGTTGAGGTCTCAGTTAAAGAGCTATACAAGCTATGGTActcaaaggataaaaatgagGAAAGCCAAATTCTGGTTAACATCAAGCAGTGGACTGCTGACATGAATTTAAACCTGATGCTCAGGATGATTGCAGGAAAACGATACGATGATGCTGGCATTGTTACTGAGGAAAATGAGGCGCGCCGATGCCAGAGAGCGATGAGGGAATTCTTTCACTTGACGGGgttgtttgtattaagggacgCAGTTCCATTTTTGGGGTGGTTGGATTGGGGTGGATATGAGAAAGCCATGAAGAGAAATGCTGAGGAATTGGACAATATTTTTGACGAATGGCTAGCGGAGCATCGCAGGAAGAGAGATTCAGGTGAATCAGCTAACAAAGAGCAAGACTTTATGGACGTGATGCTATATGCTCTTGATGGTATCAACTTGGCTGGTTATGACGCTGATACAGTTCGCAAAGCCACATCCCTG TCTCTCATTATAGGGGGCACTGATACTGTAACTGTCACTATAACTTGGGCACTGTCGTTATTGCTGAACAATACCGTTGCATTGAAGAGTGCTCAAGAAGAACTGGATGTTCATGTTGGCAAGGAAAGACTAGTGAATGAATCGGACATCGAGAAGCTAACATATCTCCAAGCTTGTGTCAAAGAAGCACTCAGGTTATACCCAGCAGGTCCACTTGGAGGATTCCGCGAATTCACTGCAGACTGCACTATAGGTGGTTACTATGTCCCTGCAGGCACTCGGTTACTATTGAACATTCATAAGATCCAAAGGGATCCACGAGTGTGGCCCAACCCAACAGAGTTCAAGCCAGAGAGGTTGCTTGGTTCGCACAAGGCTGTTGATGTCATGGGTCAGCATTTTGAGCTCATCCCATTTGGTGCCGGTAGAAGAGCTTGTCCTGGGGCGACTTTGGGACTCCGAATGAGTCATTTAGTGCTGGCGAGTATCCTCCAAGCTTTTGAAATCTCACCTCCATCAAATGCACCGATTGATATGACTGGAACTGCTGGGCTAACATGCAGCCAGGCTACCCCCCTTCAAGTTCTAGTCAAACCACGCTTGCCTGCTTCTGTTTATGAATATAGATTTTGA